A window of Pseudodesulfovibrio hydrargyri contains these coding sequences:
- a CDS encoding cupin domain-containing protein has product MSNTKKTGVSFDVQESIKYAEDSVVSQTLLNKDTGTITLFAFDEGQGLSEHTAPFDAVVHVLDGQAKVTLGGEPHDVRAGEMIIMPANVPHALQAEQRFKMLLTMIRGE; this is encoded by the coding sequence ATGAGCAACACCAAGAAGACCGGCGTCTCTTTCGATGTCCAAGAATCGATCAAATACGCGGAAGACTCCGTCGTGAGCCAGACCCTGCTCAACAAGGACACCGGAACGATCACTCTTTTCGCTTTTGACGAAGGCCAGGGACTGAGCGAGCACACGGCGCCGTTCGATGCCGTCGTTCACGTCCTGGACGGGCAGGCCAAGGTCACCCTGGGAGGAGAGCCCCACGATGTGCGCGCGGGCGAGATGATCATCATGCCCGCGAACGTCCCTCATGCGCTCCAGGCGGAGCAGAGGTTCAAAATGCTCCTGACCATGATTCGCGGGGAATAA
- the ptsP gene encoding phosphoenolpyruvate--protein phosphotransferase translates to MMEMTKANIVLNAEPSGKLQAIEQVGELLVREGYIRPAYIGSMKRREEVANTYLGNGIAIPHGLPEDRNDILKTGVVVLQVPQGVTWNPGEVVNLVVGIAAKSDEHIEILTNLTHVLDDPATVERMATTDDPAYIVRALSGEAGARRRPAPQLDVSDFDHSVDVTVMNPHGLHARPATFFLDIAKLFDSTIAVEYDGRSANGKSLASLLKLGVGSGKLIRIHAKGEDARQALTALKDAVDARLGETGEEETTVRTAHGWVPNEVKRTIPGCTASPGLACGPIRQFTHRRIVVEAMAKDPEHELAELGHAVAAAKSNLRLLYNEVRSRSGEPQAAIFRAHEAFLDDPELLAETRGRIRNGYSAGYAWRQVIDDRVRAMEQHDDAVLAARAMDLRDVGRRVLRHLAGVLQDEPFTSDEPVILAAEDLTPSDTALLDPALILGFCTAGGGPTSHSAIIARSLGIPAIVAAGPAVLDIEDGTMAILDGDGGNLYLEPSQADIETAAKARQRIKEERDAEYRTRYEPALTLDGVRIEVAANIGKAGEAEKAVEGGGEGVGLLRTEFLFLDRETAPDEDEQYLSYKAMVEALNGLPLIVRTLDIGGDKAVSYLDLPAEDNPFLGERGIRLCLNRPELFLTQLRAIYRASKHGPLRIMFPMIATLDELAAGKRLAEKARIEVGADPVDIGIMVEVPSVAVMAREFAKEAAFFSVGTNDLTQYVMAMDRVHPTLAAQADSLHPAVLRMIDQVVRAADEAGIWTGVCGGLAGEPLGAVILAGLGVRELSMVIPSIASIKARLRSITMEKAREIARAALACADNNQVRALKLP, encoded by the coding sequence ATGATGGAGATGACCAAGGCCAACATCGTCTTGAACGCGGAACCCTCCGGCAAGCTGCAGGCCATCGAGCAGGTCGGCGAACTCCTGGTCCGCGAGGGCTACATCCGGCCCGCCTACATCGGCAGCATGAAGCGGCGCGAGGAGGTGGCCAACACCTATCTGGGCAACGGCATCGCCATCCCCCACGGCCTTCCCGAGGACCGAAACGACATCCTCAAGACCGGCGTGGTCGTCCTCCAGGTGCCCCAGGGCGTGACCTGGAATCCGGGCGAGGTCGTCAACCTGGTGGTCGGCATCGCCGCCAAATCCGACGAGCACATCGAGATCCTGACCAACCTGACCCACGTCCTGGACGACCCGGCCACCGTAGAGCGGATGGCCACCACCGACGACCCTGCCTACATCGTCCGAGCGCTGAGCGGGGAGGCCGGTGCCAGGCGGCGTCCGGCCCCGCAGCTCGACGTCTCCGACTTCGACCACTCCGTGGACGTCACGGTCATGAACCCGCATGGGCTGCACGCGCGGCCCGCCACGTTTTTCCTGGACATCGCCAAGCTCTTCGACTCGACCATCGCGGTCGAATACGACGGCCGCTCGGCCAACGGCAAGAGCCTCGCCTCCCTGCTCAAACTCGGCGTCGGGTCGGGCAAGCTCATCCGCATCCACGCCAAGGGCGAGGACGCGCGGCAGGCCCTGACCGCCCTCAAGGACGCCGTGGACGCGAGGCTGGGCGAAACCGGGGAAGAAGAGACGACGGTCCGCACGGCCCACGGCTGGGTTCCCAACGAGGTCAAGCGCACCATCCCCGGCTGCACCGCCTCCCCAGGCCTGGCCTGCGGCCCCATCCGGCAGTTCACCCACCGCCGCATCGTGGTCGAGGCCATGGCCAAGGACCCGGAACATGAACTCGCCGAACTGGGCCACGCAGTGGCCGCGGCCAAGAGCAACCTGCGCCTGCTCTACAACGAGGTCCGGTCGCGGTCCGGCGAACCGCAGGCGGCCATCTTCCGCGCCCACGAGGCCTTTTTGGACGACCCGGAACTGCTGGCCGAGACCAGGGGGCGCATCCGGAACGGCTACAGCGCGGGCTACGCCTGGCGGCAGGTCATCGACGACCGCGTCCGGGCCATGGAGCAGCACGACGACGCGGTCCTGGCCGCGCGGGCCATGGACCTGAGGGACGTGGGCCGGCGGGTGCTGCGGCACCTGGCGGGCGTGCTCCAGGACGAGCCGTTCACCTCGGATGAGCCGGTCATCCTCGCGGCCGAAGACCTGACCCCCTCGGACACCGCCCTGCTCGACCCCGCCCTCATCCTGGGCTTCTGCACTGCGGGCGGCGGGCCCACGTCGCACTCGGCGATTATCGCCCGCTCCCTGGGCATCCCGGCCATCGTGGCCGCAGGCCCGGCCGTGCTCGATATCGAGGACGGGACCATGGCCATCCTGGACGGCGACGGCGGCAACCTCTACCTGGAGCCAAGCCAGGCCGACATCGAGACCGCCGCCAAGGCCCGGCAGCGCATCAAGGAGGAGCGCGACGCCGAATACCGGACGCGGTACGAACCGGCCCTGACCCTGGACGGGGTCCGCATCGAGGTGGCCGCCAACATCGGCAAGGCCGGCGAAGCGGAAAAGGCCGTGGAGGGCGGCGGCGAAGGCGTCGGCCTGCTGCGCACGGAGTTCCTCTTCCTGGACCGGGAGACCGCGCCGGACGAGGACGAGCAGTACCTGAGCTACAAGGCCATGGTCGAGGCCCTCAACGGGCTGCCGCTGATCGTCCGCACCCTGGACATCGGCGGCGACAAGGCCGTGTCCTATCTGGACCTGCCCGCCGAGGACAATCCGTTCCTGGGCGAGCGCGGCATCCGGCTGTGCCTGAACCGGCCGGAACTCTTTCTGACCCAACTCAGAGCCATCTACCGCGCCTCGAAGCACGGGCCGCTGCGCATCATGTTCCCCATGATCGCCACCCTGGACGAATTGGCCGCCGGGAAGCGGCTGGCCGAAAAGGCGCGCATCGAGGTCGGGGCCGATCCCGTGGACATCGGCATCATGGTCGAGGTCCCGTCCGTGGCGGTCATGGCCCGCGAGTTCGCCAAAGAGGCGGCCTTCTTCTCGGTGGGGACCAACGACCTGACCCAGTATGTCATGGCCATGGACCGGGTCCACCCGACCCTGGCCGCCCAGGCGGACAGCCTGCACCCCGCCGTGTTGCGCATGATCGACCAAGTGGTCCGGGCCGCGGACGAGGCGGGCATCTGGACCGGCGTGTGCGGCGGCCTGGCCGGGGAGCCGCTGGGCGCGGTCATCCTGGCCGGGCTCGGCGTCAGGGAACTGAGCATGGTCATCCCGAGCATCGCCTCGATCAAGGCCCGGCTGCGGTCCATCACCATGGAAAAGGCCCGGGAGATCGCGCGGGCGGCGCTCGCCTGCGCCGACAACAACCAGGTCCGGGCCCTCAAGCTGCCCTAG
- a CDS encoding PTS fructose-like transporter subunit IIB yields MSRIVAVTACPTGVAHTIMAAEALKKVGASMGHEVEVETQGAEGAKYVLSQESINAASVVIFAADIHVDPTRFQGKPLYAVTTSEAIRKTGEVINAALAEAEEMAAARAEAAPSAGRKFIVGVTSCPTGIAHTFMAAEALRKAGEGLGHEIKIETQGSVGAKNVLTDEDIARADAVVIAADAFVDTNRFAGKPLYETTTKAALHDGAQVVRSALSAAPGAKKDLAERVSELKKERSASRTGPYRHLMTGVSYMLPVVVAGGLLIALAFAFGGIYAGDKTGTFGWALMQIGGGGAFSLFVPVLGAFIAYSIAQRPGITPGLVGGALATTVGSGFLGGIVAGFIAGYLTQFLNDRIKLPQNLEGLKPVLILPFLSTLIVGLLMIYVIGPPVKIVLTALSEWLKSMQSTSAVLLGLLLGAMMAFDMGGPVNKAAYTFGVGLLSSNIYAPMAAIMAAGMTPPLGLALAATLFKNRFTEDEREASKAAFVLGISFITEGAIPYAARDPLRVIPCIMLGSAVTGALSMAFQCTLMVPHGGIFVLPIPNAVGGLAAYAATIVIGSIVTAGALFAAKRPLKTEAE; encoded by the coding sequence ATGTCCAGAATCGTCGCAGTCACCGCATGCCCCACCGGGGTGGCCCACACCATCATGGCCGCCGAGGCGCTGAAAAAGGTCGGCGCGAGCATGGGCCACGAGGTCGAGGTCGAAACCCAGGGGGCCGAGGGGGCCAAGTACGTCCTCTCGCAGGAGAGCATCAACGCCGCGAGCGTGGTCATCTTCGCGGCCGACATCCACGTGGATCCCACCCGGTTCCAGGGCAAGCCGCTCTACGCCGTGACCACCAGCGAGGCCATCCGCAAGACCGGGGAGGTCATCAACGCCGCCCTGGCCGAGGCCGAGGAGATGGCGGCGGCCAGGGCCGAGGCCGCGCCCTCGGCCGGGAGGAAGTTCATCGTCGGCGTGACCTCCTGCCCCACGGGCATCGCCCACACCTTCATGGCCGCCGAGGCGCTGCGCAAGGCGGGCGAGGGGCTGGGCCACGAGATCAAGATCGAGACCCAGGGATCGGTGGGGGCCAAGAACGTCCTGACCGACGAGGACATCGCCCGGGCGGACGCGGTGGTCATCGCGGCCGACGCATTCGTGGACACCAACCGGTTCGCCGGGAAGCCGCTGTACGAGACCACCACCAAGGCGGCCCTGCACGACGGAGCGCAGGTCGTCAGGTCCGCCCTGTCCGCAGCGCCGGGCGCGAAAAAGGACCTGGCCGAGCGGGTCTCGGAACTCAAGAAGGAGCGGTCCGCCAGCCGGACCGGGCCCTACCGCCACCTGATGACCGGCGTGTCCTACATGCTGCCCGTGGTCGTGGCGGGCGGCCTGCTCATCGCCCTGGCCTTCGCCTTCGGCGGCATCTACGCGGGCGACAAGACCGGGACCTTCGGCTGGGCCCTGATGCAGATCGGCGGCGGGGGCGCGTTCTCCCTGTTCGTGCCGGTGCTCGGCGCGTTCATCGCCTATTCCATCGCCCAGCGGCCGGGGATCACGCCCGGGCTGGTCGGCGGCGCGCTGGCCACCACCGTGGGCTCGGGGTTCCTGGGCGGCATCGTGGCGGGCTTCATCGCCGGGTACCTGACCCAGTTTTTGAACGACAGGATCAAGCTCCCGCAGAACCTGGAAGGGCTCAAGCCGGTGCTCATCCTGCCGTTTCTGTCCACCCTGATCGTGGGGTTGCTGATGATCTACGTCATCGGCCCGCCGGTGAAGATCGTGCTGACCGCGCTTTCGGAATGGCTCAAGAGCATGCAGAGCACCAGTGCGGTGCTGCTCGGCCTGCTGCTGGGCGCGATGATGGCCTTCGACATGGGCGGCCCGGTGAACAAGGCGGCGTACACCTTCGGCGTGGGGCTGCTCTCGTCGAACATCTACGCGCCCATGGCCGCCATCATGGCCGCGGGCATGACCCCGCCGCTGGGCCTGGCCCTGGCCGCCACGCTGTTCAAGAACCGCTTCACCGAGGACGAGCGGGAGGCCAGCAAGGCCGCCTTCGTGCTCGGCATCTCCTTCATCACCGAGGGCGCGATCCCCTATGCGGCAAGGGACCCGCTGCGGGTCATCCCGTGCATCATGCTCGGCTCGGCCGTGACCGGAGCCCTGTCCATGGCCTTCCAGTGCACCCTCATGGTCCCCCACGGCGGCATCTTCGTCCTCCCGATCCCCAACGCGGTCGGCGGCCTGGCCGCCTATGCCGCAACCATCGTCATCGGCTCCATCGTCACCGCCGGAGCCCTGTTCGCGGCCAAGCGGCCGCTGAAGACGGAGGCGGAATAG
- a CDS encoding anaerobic nitric oxide reductase flavorubredoxin yields the protein MGFKLTESVTWVGKIDWELQKFHGEEYSTFKGSSYNSYLVRDEKVALIDTVYGPYGEEFLAGLGREINPDKIDYIVMNHCEVDHSGGLPELMRRIPDVPIYCSAQAVKILKGYYHSDWNFQVVKTGDTLSLGKKTLSFVSAPMLHWPDSMFTYMDKENVLFSNDAFGHHLASDLMFNDLVDQEELLNECIKYYANILTPFSKLVTKKINEIIAMNLSVDFIFPSHGIMWRDNPLQIVHKYLEWADDYQEDQVTIIYDTMWNSTRDMAEAIAAGIRQANKQVVIKVLHVGQRDKNDILTEIFRSKMVVAGCSTINKGILSHMAGMLEMIHGLSFKNKKGAAFGSYGWSGESVKMISESLEKAGIELVADGLKTLWKPDDAGRLECEAYGRRLAENL from the coding sequence ATGGGTTTCAAACTAACCGAGAGCGTCACCTGGGTCGGCAAAATAGATTGGGAATTGCAAAAATTCCATGGGGAGGAATACTCGACCTTCAAAGGATCCTCCTACAATTCCTACCTGGTCCGCGATGAAAAGGTAGCTCTGATAGACACGGTATACGGCCCGTACGGCGAGGAGTTCCTCGCCGGCCTGGGGAGAGAGATCAATCCGGACAAAATTGACTACATCGTCATGAATCACTGCGAAGTGGACCATAGCGGCGGGCTTCCCGAGCTCATGCGCCGTATACCGGATGTCCCGATTTATTGTTCGGCCCAAGCCGTGAAAATCCTGAAGGGGTACTACCATTCGGACTGGAATTTCCAGGTGGTCAAGACAGGGGACACCCTTTCTTTAGGGAAAAAGACCCTTTCCTTTGTTTCCGCCCCCATGCTCCATTGGCCGGACTCCATGTTTACCTACATGGACAAGGAGAACGTTTTATTCAGCAACGACGCCTTCGGTCACCACCTCGCGTCCGACCTGATGTTTAACGACCTGGTGGACCAGGAGGAACTTTTGAATGAGTGCATCAAATATTATGCAAACATACTGACCCCCTTCAGCAAGCTGGTAACCAAAAAAATAAACGAAATCATAGCGATGAATTTATCAGTTGACTTCATCTTCCCCAGCCACGGCATCATGTGGCGCGACAATCCCCTTCAGATTGTCCACAAATACCTGGAGTGGGCGGATGATTACCAGGAGGACCAAGTCACCATAATCTACGACACAATGTGGAACAGCACGAGGGACATGGCCGAAGCGATCGCAGCGGGCATCCGCCAGGCGAACAAGCAGGTCGTCATCAAAGTGCTCCACGTCGGGCAACGGGACAAGAACGACATTCTCACGGAGATATTCCGCTCTAAAATGGTGGTTGCGGGCTGCTCGACCATCAACAAGGGGATTCTCTCCCATATGGCGGGGATGCTCGAGATGATCCACGGACTTTCCTTCAAGAACAAGAAAGGCGCGGCCTTCGGGTCCTACGGTTGGTCGGGGGAAAGTGTCAAAATGATTTCCGAAAGCCTTGAAAAGGCGGGGATCGAACTGGTTGCGGACGGATTAAAGACCCTCTGGAAACCCGATGACGCAGGCCGCCTGGAGTGCGAAGCGTACGGTCGGCGACTCGCCGAGAATCTATAG
- a CDS encoding MarR family winged helix-turn-helix transcriptional regulator: protein MNSEKIMAFDLGSPGRRFSIIHRLSLIYLSGPLSESGISKGKIPYLMKILTSPGIVQEDLTNHLCLDRAATARALQSLEDNGFIRREEDPGDRRRKKVYPTAKAERLQGEMVDMLKAHNDVLLSGLDAAEQTLLMSLLDRVIDNLHRGLGRPLPEDGE, encoded by the coding sequence ATGAATTCCGAAAAGATAATGGCGTTCGACCTGGGATCCCCGGGCCGGAGGTTCTCCATCATCCATCGCCTCAGCCTGATCTACCTGTCCGGCCCCTTGTCCGAATCGGGCATCAGCAAGGGCAAGATTCCCTACCTGATGAAGATACTGACTTCTCCGGGGATCGTTCAGGAGGACCTGACAAACCATCTCTGTCTCGACCGGGCGGCAACGGCCAGGGCGCTTCAGTCGCTGGAGGACAACGGCTTTATCCGCCGCGAAGAGGACCCGGGGGACCGCCGCCGGAAGAAGGTCTACCCGACCGCCAAGGCGGAACGCCTGCAAGGGGAGATGGTCGACATGCTCAAGGCCCACAACGACGTCCTTCTTTCCGGCCTCGACGCGGCCGAGCAAACCCTGCTCATGTCGCTGCTCGACAGGGTCATAGACAATCTCCATCGCGGACTGGGCCGTCCCCTTCCGGAAGACGGGGAGTGA
- a CDS encoding multiheme c-type cytochrome, translating into MEYPIWHLTTLGGGFWIAVIATLHVYVAHFAVGGGLFLVLTERAAYKSNNVHLLEYARKHTRFFLLLTMAFGGVSGVAIWLTVALLAPEATITLIHQFVFGWAAEWVCFLGEIVALLIYYYAWNRMDRRDHMIVGWLYFLFGWLSLFLINGIIGFMLTPGGWLETRSFWDGFFNPSFWPSLVFRSFFSAVCAGLFGFVTATRIPDEPTRLRAVRVCSAWTVLGVLAVFLSGWWYVASMPPGQYEMIVYKSNRVAHFMQYFWIFGTATLIGGLLLALKTPKTLSFTMALVVLVVGQGLFGSFEFIREAGRKPYLIWDTVYSTSILKARVPTIDRNGAIATAKWSPPELAGGITEANLKVAGEFLFQLECSACHSVRGPMNEITKATAQYDVNGMDAFLTGMGKLNKYMPPFVGTPAERKALARYIAEDLNGNAPVEAPPAPDQAEPASAPFDPETSEYALVGWCSRGMGFFSQNDKWTLLPPSNVIRAQLVLRDPAPERVMDDVTVSYAIEPDQADKTLTGTLELNEDAGRFEARVAIPPYVKNGEYNPLPIVTLTATDGSGKVLATAKLAAPTSDQMGCFNCHSGRWGTDGSGVTKGTVENILVTHDRMNSTRLAQTQGVVECTGCHDDPLQGAEGNRDKPNLSAAIHGVHAIYMAGRGAEDSCLKCHPQSTLRGRHEDVGFTCTDCHGMIEDLGISLLKGEQERGVPGAGRILARITPRTMSNKEAIKPRKPWVNEPDCLTCHVDFGPPETESAFNKWTEGADKLFAARRDEMDAMHCGACHGSPHAIYPATARDNVMPLQYMDEAQPLGAGGNCTVCHREAMDYPAHHPGMGLE; encoded by the coding sequence ATGGAATATCCCATCTGGCACCTGACCACCCTGGGCGGCGGCTTCTGGATCGCGGTCATCGCCACCCTGCACGTCTACGTGGCCCACTTCGCCGTGGGCGGCGGCCTGTTCCTGGTCCTGACCGAACGGGCGGCCTACAAATCGAACAACGTCCACCTGCTGGAGTACGCCAGGAAGCACACCCGCTTCTTCCTGCTCCTGACCATGGCCTTCGGCGGCGTGTCCGGCGTGGCCATCTGGCTGACCGTGGCCCTGCTCGCGCCCGAGGCGACCATCACGCTGATCCACCAGTTCGTCTTCGGCTGGGCAGCGGAATGGGTCTGCTTCCTGGGCGAGATCGTGGCCCTGCTCATCTACTACTACGCCTGGAACCGCATGGACCGGCGCGATCACATGATCGTGGGCTGGCTTTACTTCCTGTTCGGCTGGCTGTCCCTGTTCCTGATCAACGGGATCATCGGCTTCATGCTCACCCCGGGCGGCTGGCTGGAGACCAGGAGCTTCTGGGACGGCTTCTTCAATCCGTCCTTCTGGCCCTCGCTGGTCTTCCGCTCGTTCTTCTCGGCCGTGTGCGCCGGGCTGTTCGGATTCGTCACGGCCACGCGCATCCCGGACGAGCCCACCCGGCTGCGCGCCGTGCGGGTCTGCTCGGCCTGGACCGTGCTCGGCGTGCTGGCCGTGTTCCTGTCCGGCTGGTGGTACGTGGCCTCCATGCCGCCCGGTCAGTACGAGATGATCGTCTACAAGTCCAACCGCGTCGCCCACTTCATGCAGTACTTCTGGATCTTCGGCACGGCCACGCTGATCGGCGGGCTGCTCCTGGCCCTGAAGACCCCCAAGACCCTGTCCTTCACCATGGCCCTGGTGGTCCTGGTCGTCGGCCAGGGGCTGTTCGGCTCCTTCGAATTCATCCGCGAGGCGGGCCGCAAGCCGTATCTCATCTGGGACACGGTCTACTCGACCTCCATCCTCAAGGCCCGCGTGCCGACCATCGACCGGAACGGGGCCATCGCCACGGCCAAATGGTCTCCGCCCGAACTGGCCGGCGGCATCACCGAGGCCAACCTCAAGGTCGCGGGTGAGTTCCTGTTCCAGCTGGAATGTTCGGCCTGCCACTCGGTGCGCGGCCCCATGAACGAGATCACCAAGGCCACGGCCCAGTATGACGTGAACGGCATGGACGCCTTTCTGACCGGCATGGGCAAGCTGAACAAGTACATGCCGCCGTTCGTCGGCACCCCGGCCGAGCGCAAGGCCCTGGCCCGGTACATCGCCGAGGACCTCAACGGCAACGCGCCGGTGGAGGCTCCCCCGGCCCCGGACCAGGCCGAGCCCGCGTCCGCGCCGTTCGATCCCGAGACCTCGGAGTACGCCCTGGTGGGCTGGTGCTCGCGCGGCATGGGCTTCTTCTCCCAGAACGACAAGTGGACCCTGCTGCCCCCGTCCAACGTCATCCGCGCCCAGCTCGTGCTCCGCGACCCCGCGCCCGAGCGGGTCATGGACGACGTGACCGTCTCCTACGCCATCGAGCCCGACCAGGCCGACAAGACCCTGACCGGCACGCTGGAGCTCAACGAGGACGCGGGCCGGTTCGAGGCCAGGGTGGCCATCCCGCCCTACGTCAAGAACGGCGAATACAACCCCCTGCCCATCGTCACCCTGACGGCCACGGACGGCTCCGGCAAGGTCCTGGCCACGGCCAAGCTGGCCGCGCCCACCTCGGACCAGATGGGCTGCTTCAACTGCCACAGCGGGAGATGGGGCACGGACGGCTCGGGCGTGACCAAGGGCACGGTGGAGAACATCCTGGTCACCCACGACCGCATGAATTCCACCCGGCTGGCCCAGACCCAGGGCGTGGTCGAGTGCACCGGCTGCCACGACGATCCCCTCCAGGGGGCCGAGGGCAACAGGGACAAGCCCAATCTGTCCGCCGCCATCCACGGCGTGCACGCCATCTACATGGCCGGGCGCGGGGCCGAGGACTCCTGCCTCAAGTGCCACCCGCAGTCCACCCTGCGCGGACGCCACGAGGACGTGGGCTTCACCTGCACCGACTGCCACGGCATGATCGAGGATCTGGGCATCTCCCTGCTCAAGGGAGAGCAGGAACGGGGCGTGCCCGGCGCGGGCCGCATCCTGGCCCGGATCACCCCCAGGACCATGTCCAACAAGGAGGCCATCAAGCCCCGCAAGCCGTGGGTCAACGAGCCCGACTGCCTGACCTGTCACGTGGACTTCGGCCCGCCCGAGACCGAATCGGCCTTCAACAAGTGGACCGAAGGCGCGGACAAGCTGTTCGCCGCCCGGCGCGACGAGATGGACGCCATGCACTGCGGCGCGTGCCACGGCTCGCCCCACGCCATCTATCCGGCCACGGCGCGCGACAACGTCATGCCCCTGCAGTACATGGACGAGGCCCAGCCCCTGGGCGCGGGCGGCAACTGCACGGTCTGCCACAGGGAGGCCATGGACTACCCGGCCCACCATCCGGGCATGGGACTGGAATAG
- a CDS encoding pirin family protein codes for MQRTIKQLFKGRPVTEGAGVRLRRLFSDFESELFDPFLMLDDFRSDSPEDFLAGFPWHPHRGIETITYVTMGDVEHGDSLGNKGVITTGAVQWMTAGSGIIHQEMPKGDSQGRMHGFQLWANLPARDKMMDPRYRDITAADIPVVQRPDGTTIKVIAGTVDKARGPMEEIVIDPEYLDCALPPGTAFLHPTRPGHTVFVYVIGGSAEIDGVTVADRDLVLFNDGSQLLVQAGEPGVRFLLVSGAPLREPIAWRGPIVMNTEEELDLAFEEYRNGTFIKHAPEGKA; via the coding sequence ATGCAACGGACCATCAAGCAACTCTTCAAGGGACGCCCTGTGACCGAGGGCGCGGGCGTCAGGCTTCGGCGGCTGTTCAGCGACTTCGAGAGCGAGTTGTTCGACCCGTTCCTCATGCTCGACGACTTCCGCTCGGACAGTCCCGAGGACTTCCTGGCCGGGTTCCCCTGGCACCCGCACCGGGGCATCGAGACCATCACCTACGTGACCATGGGCGACGTGGAGCACGGCGACAGCCTTGGCAACAAGGGCGTCATCACCACCGGGGCCGTGCAGTGGATGACCGCCGGAAGCGGCATCATCCACCAGGAGATGCCCAAGGGCGACAGCCAGGGCCGCATGCACGGCTTCCAGCTCTGGGCCAACCTCCCGGCCCGCGACAAGATGATGGACCCGCGCTACCGCGACATCACCGCCGCCGACATCCCCGTGGTCCAGCGGCCGGACGGCACGACCATCAAGGTCATCGCCGGAACCGTGGACAAGGCCCGGGGGCCCATGGAGGAGATCGTCATCGATCCCGAGTACCTGGACTGCGCCCTGCCCCCGGGGACCGCCTTCCTGCACCCGACCAGGCCCGGGCATACCGTGTTCGTCTACGTCATCGGCGGCAGCGCCGAGATCGACGGCGTGACCGTGGCCGACCGCGACCTCGTCCTGTTCAACGACGGCTCGCAGCTCCTGGTCCAGGCAGGGGAGCCGGGCGTCCGCTTCCTGCTCGTCTCCGGTGCGCCCCTGCGCGAACCCATCGCCTGGCGCGGCCCCATTGTCATGAACACCGAAGAGGAACTCGACCTCGCCTTCGAGGAATACCGCAACGGCACGTTCATCAAGCACGCGCCCGAGGGCAAGGCGTAG
- the pfkB gene encoding 1-phosphofructokinase, protein MQDDTTRIVTVTMNPAIDLACTVPGFAAGAVNRVAEYQSDAAGKGVNIAGLLRRFGLPVAVTGFLGTENARIFEKRFSDLGVADEFVRVPGETRIGIKVLDPESRSTTDINFPGLAPDAGHMDRLAETVERLSGEAEIVVIAGSLPVGVAPDAVGRLVQVVKAQGAKAVVDTSGPALACAVDAAPWLVKPNDDELAELVGRPMESLDDLVAEARRMNAAGIATVAVSLGARGAVFVEDGRALLSRPPEVEAVSTVGAGDAMIGGLVAGMALGLPLEERVRKATALAAATVMRAGPALHDLNTAKVLESRIEITNLQVGG, encoded by the coding sequence ATGCAGGATGATACGACACGCATCGTCACCGTGACCATGAACCCGGCCATCGACCTGGCCTGCACGGTCCCCGGCTTCGCGGCCGGAGCGGTCAACCGCGTGGCCGAGTACCAATCCGACGCGGCGGGCAAGGGCGTGAACATCGCCGGGCTGCTGCGCAGGTTCGGCCTGCCGGTGGCCGTGACCGGCTTTTTGGGCACGGAGAACGCCCGGATATTCGAAAAACGGTTCTCGGACCTCGGCGTGGCCGACGAATTCGTCCGGGTGCCGGGCGAGACGCGCATCGGCATCAAGGTCCTCGACCCGGAAAGCCGGTCCACCACGGACATCAACTTTCCCGGGCTCGCGCCGGACGCGGGCCACATGGACCGGCTGGCCGAGACCGTGGAGCGGCTGTCGGGCGAGGCCGAAATCGTGGTCATCGCGGGCAGCCTGCCCGTGGGCGTGGCCCCGGATGCGGTGGGCCGCCTGGTACAGGTCGTCAAGGCGCAGGGGGCCAAGGCCGTGGTCGACACCAGCGGCCCGGCCCTGGCCTGCGCGGTCGACGCCGCGCCGTGGCTGGTCAAGCCCAACGACGACGAGCTGGCCGAACTGGTCGGCCGTCCCATGGAGTCCCTCGACGACCTGGTGGCCGAGGCGCGCCGCATGAACGCGGCGGGTATCGCCACCGTGGCCGTGTCCCTGGGCGCGCGCGGGGCCGTGTTCGTGGAGGACGGGCGGGCCCTGCTCTCCCGGCCTCCCGAGGTCGAGGCGGTCAGCACGGTCGGTGCCGGGGACGCCATGATCGGCGGCCTGGTCGCCGGGATGGCGCTGGGACTGCCCCTTGAGGAACGGGTCCGCAAGGCCACGGCCCTGGCCGCGGCCACGGTCATGCGGGCCGGTCCGGCCCTGCACGATCTCAACACTGCAAAGGTCTTGGAATCCCGAATAGAAATCACCAATCTCCAGGTGGGAGGGTAA